From a region of the Thermoplasmata archaeon genome:
- a CDS encoding methylenetetrahydrofolate reductase: MDIVSILREGRGPRFSIEVYPPRTSRSAGGLSVQEHISRIFDTVEHLLPYRPAFVSVTYNPEGQTRSTSIPIAGIIRQRFGIEAVAHLTALGTPPDEIPRTLEVMDYFGIQNVLAIRGDPPQGAGGPGAGGAPEATMVGGSGERVGGTVVGRPGAAGPGAAGAGREGVAGGGGAVSGPATGDGAGGSGQAGMAGAEKGGPGSRDGAGAVAIGGSGRGGPRISHASELVALIKKHRRDFCVGVACYPEGHPECVDAGGRRDLEKDLGYFREKVEAGAGFAITQLFLDNSRFFSFLERARRAGIEIPIVPGIMPVVSLQTLGIVKRLCGAEVPSLFLRRIEAAAGDPGEVRERGIEHALEQCRGLVDRVPCIHFYAMNRWEPVERILKGLI, translated from the coding sequence ATGGACATCGTGAGCATCCTGAGGGAGGGGAGGGGCCCGCGCTTCTCGATAGAGGTCTACCCCCCGAGGACATCGAGGAGCGCGGGCGGTCTGAGCGTCCAGGAGCACATATCCAGAATATTCGATACCGTCGAGCATCTCCTGCCCTACAGGCCCGCGTTCGTGAGCGTGACCTACAACCCGGAGGGCCAGACGAGGTCCACATCCATACCCATCGCGGGCATCATCCGCCAGCGCTTCGGCATCGAGGCCGTGGCGCACCTGACCGCCCTCGGGACCCCGCCCGACGAGATTCCGCGCACGCTCGAGGTCATGGACTACTTCGGCATCCAGAACGTGCTCGCGATTCGCGGCGACCCGCCGCAGGGGGCGGGGGGACCGGGCGCGGGAGGAGCGCCCGAAGCAACGATGGTTGGGGGTTCGGGGGAGAGGGTAGGAGGAACGGTGGTGGGGCGACCGGGAGCGGCCGGGCCGGGAGCCGCCGGGGCGGGGAGGGAGGGTGTTGCGGGTGGTGGCGGAGCGGTGTCCGGCCCGGCGACCGGGGATGGGGCCGGAGGCTCCGGGCAGGCAGGGATGGCGGGTGCAGAAAAGGGCGGGCCGGGAAGCAGAGACGGGGCGGGCGCCGTCGCCATCGGGGGCAGTGGCCGTGGCGGCCCCCGGATTTCACACGCCTCCGAGCTCGTCGCGCTCATAAAAAAGCACAGGAGGGACTTCTGCGTGGGCGTCGCCTGCTACCCCGAGGGGCACCCGGAGTGCGTGGACGCGGGGGGCAGGAGGGACTTGGAGAAGGATCTGGGGTACTTCAGGGAGAAGGTGGAGGCGGGGGCGGGGTTCGCAATCACCCAGCTCTTCCTCGACAACAGCCGCTTCTTCTCCTTCCTCGAGAGGGCGAGGAGGGCGGGGATAGAGATTCCGATTGTCCCCGGGATAATGCCAGTGGTGAGCCTGCAGACACTGGGGATAGTCAAAAGGCTCTGCGGGGCCGAGGTCCCCTCGCTCTTTCTCCGGAGAATAGAGGCCGCGGCCGGAGACCCCGGCGAGGTGAGGGAGAGGGGGATAGAGCACGCCTTGGAGCAGTGCCGTGGTCTCGTGGACAGGGTCCCCTGCATCCACTTCTACGCAATGAACCGGTGGGAGCCAGTTGAGAGAATTCTCAAGGGGCTGATTTAG